Proteins co-encoded in one Kribbella solani genomic window:
- a CDS encoding PhzF family phenazine biosynthesis isomerase — translation MTTVLRYAAFTGDPGGGNPAGVVLDAGGLDGREMQAIAAEVGYSETAFLTGGPDAGGVRTVRYFSPKAEVPFCGHATVATAVALAERVGPGELVFSTPAGIVPVSVDAGLRATLSSVEPAVEPVELGDVLEILRWSAGDLEPALPPRVAYAGARHLVLAAATRERLAELDYDFDRLLAYMLERDLTTLQLVWRESPTVFHVRDPFPVGGVVEDPATGAAAAAFGAYLRELGLGQPKITLHQGDDLGRPSLITVELRPGDNRVHVSGTAVPITTPE, via the coding sequence ATGACGACTGTGCTGCGCTATGCCGCGTTCACTGGGGATCCGGGTGGGGGGAATCCGGCGGGGGTGGTGCTGGATGCTGGTGGGCTGGATGGGCGGGAGATGCAGGCGATCGCGGCGGAGGTTGGGTACTCCGAGACGGCGTTCCTGACGGGTGGGCCGGATGCGGGCGGGGTGCGGACGGTTCGGTACTTTTCGCCGAAGGCGGAGGTGCCGTTCTGTGGGCATGCGACGGTGGCGACGGCGGTTGCGTTGGCGGAGCGGGTTGGGCCTGGGGAACTGGTGTTCTCGACGCCGGCCGGGATCGTGCCGGTGAGTGTGGATGCGGGGTTGCGGGCGACGCTGAGCAGTGTCGAGCCGGCCGTTGAACCGGTTGAGCTTGGTGATGTGCTGGAGATCCTGCGGTGGTCGGCGGGTGATCTCGAGCCGGCGCTGCCGCCGCGGGTCGCGTACGCGGGGGCGCGTCATCTTGTGCTGGCGGCGGCTACCCGGGAGCGGCTGGCCGAGCTGGACTACGACTTCGATCGGCTGCTCGCGTACATGCTGGAGCGCGATCTCACCACCTTGCAGCTCGTCTGGCGCGAGTCGCCGACCGTTTTTCATGTACGCGACCCGTTTCCGGTCGGCGGGGTCGTCGAGGACCCGGCCACCGGCGCGGCGGCGGCCGCGTTCGGCGCGTACCTGCGTGAGCTGGGCCTCGGTCAGCCGAAGATCACGCTGCACCAAGGCGACGACCTCGGCCGCCCGAGCCTGATCACGGTGGAACTACGCCCGGGCGACAACCGCGTCCACGTCAGCGGCACGGCCGTCCCCATCACCACGCCCGAGTAA
- a CDS encoding DUF6036 family nucleotidyltransferase, whose product MSHGTPGRVPVVLNKAEILDHLTELADELAGRSLSCRLVVVGGSYLALHDLRESTADVDSLTRLTKEVKSVVRQVGERHGLKASWLNDSAAMFSPAGLDLDNCEVVYEHSHLTVLCPPAQQIFLMKLLASRAPDHDDMIALWPRCGFVSAPAAVDAYYLAYPFEEHDPFLVDYVQQIAELAGG is encoded by the coding sequence ATGAGCCACGGAACCCCTGGCCGAGTTCCCGTCGTCCTGAACAAGGCAGAGATCCTCGACCACCTCACCGAACTCGCCGACGAACTGGCCGGCCGGAGTCTTTCCTGCCGGTTGGTTGTCGTCGGTGGGTCGTACCTGGCCTTGCACGATCTTCGCGAGTCCACCGCGGACGTCGACTCTCTGACCAGGCTGACCAAAGAGGTGAAGAGCGTCGTCCGCCAGGTGGGCGAGCGACACGGTCTGAAAGCAAGCTGGCTCAACGACTCCGCCGCGATGTTCTCCCCTGCCGGACTTGACCTCGACAACTGCGAAGTGGTGTACGAACACAGTCATCTCACCGTCCTCTGCCCGCCGGCGCAGCAGATTTTTCTGATGAAGCTGCTGGCCAGCCGCGCGCCGGACCACGACGACATGATCGCGCTGTGGCCTCGGTGTGGATTCGTGAGCGCACCGGCAGCGGTGGACGCCTATTACCTCGCTTATCCCTTCGAGGAGCATGACCCGTTCCTTGTCGACTACGTCCAGCAGATCGCGGAGCTGGCCGGTGGCTGA
- a CDS encoding helix-turn-helix domain-containing protein, with amino-acid sequence MSAGDLLRQAREDAGLSRSALAAKAGVPTSTVSRIEAGSSDPTLTMLSRLVAAAGQELSVAVRTPALAPELTIGSLAGAYAPDARVRKINWARLRGFLDVLAEHPELTAAAIASPPDRTGDAAFDALLAGVAEKLADDAGLPRPRWTRSVPSSPTPWETPGTPARIRRARAQTPIQLAARNIWLPTHDLWRNAA; translated from the coding sequence ATGAGCGCGGGCGACTTACTGAGACAGGCACGGGAGGATGCCGGCCTGTCCAGAAGCGCGCTGGCGGCCAAAGCCGGGGTTCCGACCTCGACCGTCTCACGGATAGAGGCGGGATCGAGTGACCCGACGCTGACCATGCTGTCCCGGCTTGTCGCGGCCGCGGGCCAGGAGTTGTCGGTCGCAGTGCGGACGCCCGCACTGGCGCCGGAACTCACGATCGGAAGTCTGGCCGGGGCGTACGCCCCTGATGCGCGGGTCCGCAAGATCAACTGGGCACGCTTGCGGGGATTCCTGGACGTCCTCGCCGAGCATCCTGAACTTACCGCGGCGGCAATCGCGTCCCCGCCGGACCGAACCGGTGACGCCGCGTTCGACGCACTGCTGGCCGGCGTCGCGGAGAAGCTGGCCGACGACGCCGGGCTCCCCCGCCCACGCTGGACCCGATCGGTTCCGTCATCACCCACGCCCTGGGAGACGCCCGGCACGCCGGCCCGGATCCGCCGGGCGCGGGCACAGACCCCAATCCAACTGGCAGCCCGCAACATCTGGCTCCCCACCCACGACCTTTGGCGCAACGCGGCATGA
- a CDS encoding VOC family protein, producing MGIGYVILYVGELEVSVGFYRDVVGLAYKFTDAGYAEFDAGGVRFGLYERRRAEWLTGEVVSPGAGGEVVVMVDDVDGCAARLRAAGVPVLSGPADRPWGHRTVHVADPDGFVVEFAQEIPRTRRRQ from the coding sequence ATGGGTATCGGGTACGTGATTTTGTACGTGGGGGAGCTTGAGGTTTCAGTGGGGTTCTACCGGGATGTGGTGGGGCTGGCGTACAAGTTCACGGATGCGGGGTACGCCGAGTTCGACGCGGGTGGGGTGCGGTTCGGGTTGTACGAGCGGCGGCGGGCGGAGTGGTTGACGGGGGAGGTGGTGTCGCCGGGGGCGGGTGGGGAGGTGGTGGTGATGGTCGACGACGTGGATGGGTGCGCGGCGCGGTTGCGGGCGGCCGGGGTGCCGGTGCTGAGTGGGCCGGCGGACCGTCCGTGGGGACATCGGACGGTCCACGTGGCTGACCCGGATGGTTTCGTGGTCGAGTTCGCGCAGGAGATCCCGCGAACCCGCCGGCGCCAGTAG
- a CDS encoding DUF1707 SHOCT-like domain-containing protein: MSASSDRDRRAAARAARREWHREWQRNWQREWQSWNGPSWNGSGWNGGAGAQTGRRGTSWPMMLNNLQDSTTRREDDGEQAGQRGDGEETGRRGGSAGKRLRIGDSERDRAVSALGEHFVAGRLTQAEFEERSEQATRARYVDDIEPLFDDLPASAEVQVAQQGWPVRGPRRAAPPPAFLMIAPFLMVGLVISSIALTAPWLLWGLFWIVLISGMSRQRWQQNRR, encoded by the coding sequence ATGAGCGCATCCTCCGACCGCGACCGCCGCGCGGCCGCCCGCGCCGCCCGGCGCGAATGGCACCGTGAGTGGCAACGCAACTGGCAACGCGAGTGGCAGAGCTGGAACGGCCCGAGCTGGAACGGATCAGGCTGGAACGGCGGGGCCGGTGCGCAGACAGGCCGACGGGGCACCAGCTGGCCGATGATGCTGAACAACCTGCAGGACAGCACCACCCGGCGCGAGGACGACGGCGAGCAGGCGGGCCAACGGGGTGACGGTGAAGAGACGGGCCGACGGGGCGGCAGCGCCGGTAAACGGCTGCGGATCGGCGATTCCGAGCGGGATCGCGCGGTTTCGGCGCTCGGCGAGCACTTTGTCGCCGGGCGGTTGACCCAGGCGGAGTTCGAGGAGCGGAGCGAGCAGGCGACGCGCGCCCGGTACGTGGATGACATCGAGCCGCTCTTCGACGACCTGCCGGCATCGGCCGAGGTACAGGTAGCTCAGCAGGGTTGGCCGGTCCGAGGCCCGCGCCGCGCCGCTCCCCCGCCGGCGTTCCTGATGATCGCGCCGTTCCTGATGGTCGGTCTGGTGATCAGCTCGATCGCTCTGACCGCACCGTGGTTGCTGTGGGGCCTGTTCTGGATCGTCCTGATCAGCGGCATGTCCCGCCAACGCTGGCAACAAAACCGCCGCTGA
- a CDS encoding PadR family transcriptional regulator, with protein sequence MTGSAYAAGWPWAQFTRHCSTFDEIIDELRAAMTGRRTHQGHQQKYGPQWGMFGGGQMFGPPWGPPPRWRGPKARRGDVRAAILAVLAEQPMNGYQIIQEIAERSGGVWKPSPGSIYPTLQQLEDEGLVTADAEAGRRTFRLTDEGRTYVGEHQDEVSAPWEAMSAPGGDDENGFRPVLGQVATAMWQIMATGTPEQQAKARDAVGELRRKLYGILAEDDAGEPDGERDRS encoded by the coding sequence ATGACCGGATCGGCGTACGCCGCGGGCTGGCCTTGGGCGCAGTTCACGCGGCACTGTTCGACTTTTGACGAGATCATTGACGAGTTGCGCGCGGCGATGACCGGCCGCCGCACCCACCAGGGGCATCAGCAGAAGTACGGCCCGCAGTGGGGGATGTTCGGTGGCGGGCAGATGTTCGGCCCGCCGTGGGGTCCGCCGCCGCGCTGGCGCGGACCGAAGGCGCGGCGTGGCGACGTCCGGGCGGCGATCCTGGCCGTGCTCGCCGAACAGCCGATGAACGGGTACCAGATCATCCAGGAGATCGCCGAGCGCAGCGGCGGCGTGTGGAAGCCGAGCCCCGGCTCGATCTACCCGACGCTGCAGCAGCTCGAGGACGAGGGCCTGGTGACCGCGGACGCGGAGGCCGGGCGGCGTACGTTCCGGCTCACCGACGAGGGCCGCACGTACGTCGGGGAGCACCAGGACGAGGTGTCCGCGCCCTGGGAGGCGATGAGCGCGCCCGGTGGCGACGACGAGAACGGCTTCCGGCCGGTGCTCGGGCAGGTCGCGACCGCGATGTGGCAGATCATGGCGACCGGAACGCCGGAGCAGCAGGCGAAGGCCCGGGACGCGGTCGGCGAGCTGCGCCGCAAGCTGTACGGCATCCTCGCCGAAGACGACGCCGGCGAGCCGGACGGCGAGCGGGACCGGTCATGA
- a CDS encoding DUF2993 domain-containing protein, whose product MSPSRQGRWLRRLVVTLVLVAILAFVVDKVAGVVAQNQLASMAQKEAAKYGVRSADTSVKINGFFIPQLIKQDFSKVNLTMGKPTFDKVPGENLTVDMNNVHVPRSLLFQQSGTVTVGTTDMQVRMSPREVGRLAVRSTGLAGLTTEVVNGKLHAKLAMQGINIDVPVVPQVQQGRIALALEESATGAPSALQDRLKNLLARGISLPELPFGAQLTSVNVQDNAVVLAATVKDLKFTR is encoded by the coding sequence ATGAGTCCTAGCAGGCAGGGCCGGTGGCTTCGCCGGCTCGTCGTGACGCTGGTGCTGGTCGCGATCCTCGCGTTCGTCGTCGACAAGGTCGCCGGGGTGGTCGCGCAGAACCAGCTCGCCTCGATGGCGCAGAAGGAGGCGGCGAAGTACGGCGTACGCTCCGCCGACACGTCCGTGAAGATCAACGGGTTCTTCATCCCGCAGCTGATCAAGCAGGACTTCTCCAAAGTCAACCTGACGATGGGAAAGCCGACCTTCGACAAGGTCCCGGGCGAGAACCTGACGGTCGACATGAACAACGTTCATGTGCCGCGCTCGTTGCTGTTCCAGCAGTCCGGCACCGTCACCGTCGGCACGACCGACATGCAGGTCCGGATGTCGCCGCGGGAGGTCGGGCGGCTGGCGGTCCGCAGTACCGGACTGGCCGGGCTGACGACCGAGGTGGTCAACGGCAAGCTGCACGCGAAGCTGGCGATGCAGGGCATCAACATCGACGTCCCGGTCGTACCGCAGGTGCAGCAGGGCCGGATCGCACTGGCTCTCGAGGAGTCGGCTACCGGTGCCCCGTCGGCTCTGCAGGACCGGCTGAAGAACCTGCTCGCGCGCGGGATCAGCCTGCCGGAGTTGCCGTTCGGCGCGCAGCTGACCTCGGTGAACGTGCAGGACAACGCGGTCGTGCTGGCGGCGACAGTGAAGGATCTGAAGTTCACCCGCTGA
- a CDS encoding NAD-dependent epimerase/dehydratase family protein has translation MHVVVGAGAVGSVLARLLVARGEQVRVITRSGGGPDGVERVTADAKAGLTAYVDGARAIYSCAGPAYSKWTTEWPPLGAALVAAAEASGAVLVTTGNLYGYGAVDGPMREDLPMLPNTVKGQVRAQVWADALAAHEAGRIRTAEVRGSDYLGKGAVSPFSVTVLPKVIAGKRGAMPGALDAPHSWTYVGDVARTLIAVADDESSWGRAWHVPTPAPLSVRQLATRAAELAGARPARVAPLPGILLRLAGLVNPAARETVEMQYQWQRPFILDSTAATVAFGLEPTSTDDALREMLG, from the coding sequence ATGCACGTTGTTGTCGGGGCCGGGGCCGTTGGGTCCGTATTGGCCCGGTTGCTGGTTGCCAGAGGCGAACAGGTTCGGGTGATCACCCGATCCGGTGGTGGCCCGGACGGGGTCGAGCGGGTCACCGCTGATGCCAAGGCAGGGTTGACCGCGTACGTCGACGGCGCGCGGGCGATCTACTCGTGCGCGGGACCGGCGTACAGCAAGTGGACTACCGAATGGCCGCCTCTTGGTGCCGCGCTGGTCGCGGCGGCTGAGGCGTCCGGCGCGGTGCTGGTGACCACGGGGAACCTGTACGGGTACGGCGCGGTGGACGGGCCGATGCGGGAAGACCTGCCGATGCTGCCGAACACGGTGAAAGGTCAGGTACGGGCGCAGGTGTGGGCCGATGCACTGGCGGCGCACGAGGCGGGGCGAATCCGGACTGCTGAAGTACGCGGGTCGGACTACCTGGGTAAGGGTGCGGTGTCCCCGTTCAGCGTGACTGTGCTGCCCAAGGTGATTGCCGGTAAGCGCGGGGCGATGCCCGGTGCGCTGGATGCGCCGCACAGCTGGACGTACGTAGGCGATGTCGCTCGGACGCTGATCGCGGTTGCCGATGACGAGAGCTCCTGGGGCCGTGCGTGGCACGTACCGACACCTGCACCGCTCTCCGTACGCCAGCTCGCAACGCGGGCCGCGGAGCTCGCAGGTGCGCGGCCGGCGCGGGTCGCGCCGCTTCCGGGGATACTGCTTCGGCTGGCCGGGTTGGTCAATCCGGCCGCACGCGAGACAGTGGAGATGCAGTACCAGTGGCAGCGTCCGTTCATTCTCGACTCCACCGCCGCGACTGTTGCTTTCGGCCTCGAACCCACGTCCACCGACGACGCGCTGAGGGAGATGCTGGGTTGA
- a CDS encoding acetate uptake transporter — protein sequence MSDTQKGTAFEATSTPVEAQGTAVEAPLRQQIDTGVTIADPAPLGLAGFAMTTFVLSVFNAHLISNATLEAVVLPLAAFYGGLGQFMAGMWEFRKGNTFGALAFSSFGAFWLSFAAYVKFVLPGLGANAATATGLFLLAWTIFTAYMTVAAARVSGAVLGVFVFLTLTFLFLTIGALGTAPTMTKVGGWLGLVTAAVAWYASFAGVTNFTWKRTVLPVFPLTPARHR from the coding sequence ATGTCCGATACACAGAAAGGTACTGCGTTCGAAGCGACGAGTACGCCCGTCGAAGCGCAGGGGACGGCGGTCGAAGCGCCGCTCCGGCAGCAGATCGACACGGGGGTGACCATCGCCGATCCGGCGCCGTTGGGGCTGGCCGGGTTCGCGATGACGACCTTCGTCCTGAGCGTGTTCAACGCGCACCTGATCAGCAACGCGACCCTCGAGGCCGTGGTGCTGCCGCTCGCCGCCTTCTACGGCGGGCTGGGCCAGTTCATGGCCGGCATGTGGGAGTTCCGGAAGGGCAACACGTTCGGCGCGCTGGCGTTCAGTTCGTTCGGGGCGTTCTGGCTGTCGTTCGCCGCGTACGTCAAGTTCGTCCTGCCCGGGCTCGGTGCGAACGCCGCGACGGCGACCGGGCTGTTCCTGCTGGCCTGGACGATCTTCACCGCGTACATGACGGTGGCCGCGGCCCGGGTCAGTGGCGCGGTGCTGGGCGTCTTCGTCTTCCTGACCCTGACGTTCCTGTTCCTCACGATCGGCGCGCTCGGGACCGCGCCGACCATGACGAAGGTGGGTGGCTGGCTCGGTCTGGTGACTGCTGCCGTGGCCTGGTACGCATCCTTCGCCGGAGTCACCAACTTCACCTGGAAGCGGACGGTGCTACCGGTGTTCCCGCTGACACCGGCGCGCCACCGCTGA
- a CDS encoding DUF3040 domain-containing protein translates to MKLSDDEELKLGALERALRAEDPRLDHRLARMRPGGPRSLNAVLVLSVLVALGVVLAALGDLFAVPAVLAAGLILTATVPTLAVIWWARRYYCRYCAGKWPAPAQVCPRCARPTPV, encoded by the coding sequence GTGAAGCTGAGTGACGACGAAGAACTGAAACTGGGTGCGCTTGAGCGTGCGCTGCGGGCGGAAGACCCGCGACTCGATCACCGGCTGGCGCGGATGCGGCCGGGTGGTCCCCGGTCACTCAACGCGGTGCTCGTGCTGTCCGTTCTGGTCGCGCTGGGCGTCGTACTGGCCGCGCTCGGCGATCTGTTCGCCGTTCCGGCGGTCCTGGCGGCCGGGCTGATACTCACGGCGACGGTGCCCACGCTGGCCGTTATCTGGTGGGCTCGCCGCTACTACTGCCGGTACTGCGCCGGGAAGTGGCCGGCCCCGGCCCAGGTGTGCCCGCGCTGCGCGCGCCCGACCCCGGTCTGA
- a CDS encoding S1 family peptidase, whose amino-acid sequence MRLSVTVPLITFGSASLFAVALTAPSSGAVTAATACSHAQPSASSTDAQRLSQPTSKSDARPLGESIGDGISAAVDSLEPLDATGRPKSGLPYGLSQGIIGVVGSATSGYKVVVDSAKLDSKKYQSAMARNLPSAGKQLVRVERSCRSAQSIAEAWNAVGARSWSADAGRTTFAADLDPLTENVVVEYDQASTSPASLAGLRDLSGVQLVAGSLARTSRLSDTPKGGHWGGARITSALKNCTAGFSVVRRSNGQRGSVTAGHCGPAGTIWKSGTNYYGTTTVRTNYPDYDQSLITGSAYGPKIWTDGPGDSADTRTVTGGGDPGVGTVVCQSGSFSTSLCGLTVRSTSAKYCDNEGCTTYVIRATRGGQIAIIGGDSGGPLYSRRGSSSATIRGITFAGAGCASSRCTTLYAERYKSITGHLGVTALTG is encoded by the coding sequence GTGCGACTCTCTGTTACCGTCCCGCTGATCACGTTCGGCTCAGCATCACTCTTCGCGGTTGCCCTCACCGCACCCTCGTCGGGTGCGGTGACCGCTGCCACGGCCTGTTCGCACGCGCAGCCGAGCGCGAGCTCGACCGACGCGCAGCGGCTGTCGCAGCCGACCTCGAAGTCCGACGCGCGGCCGCTCGGTGAGTCGATCGGCGACGGCATCTCGGCCGCGGTCGACTCGCTGGAGCCGCTGGACGCCACCGGCCGCCCGAAATCCGGACTACCGTACGGGCTGAGCCAGGGCATCATCGGCGTGGTCGGCTCGGCCACGTCCGGGTACAAGGTCGTCGTCGACTCGGCGAAGCTCGACAGCAAGAAGTACCAGTCGGCGATGGCGCGAAACCTGCCGTCGGCCGGCAAGCAGCTGGTCCGCGTCGAACGCAGCTGCCGCTCAGCTCAGTCGATCGCGGAGGCGTGGAACGCGGTCGGCGCCCGCTCCTGGTCAGCCGATGCCGGCCGGACGACGTTCGCCGCGGACCTCGATCCGCTGACCGAGAACGTCGTCGTCGAGTACGACCAGGCCAGTACGTCACCCGCGTCACTGGCCGGGCTCCGCGACCTGTCCGGAGTCCAGCTCGTCGCCGGTTCGCTAGCACGCACATCCAGGCTCAGCGACACCCCGAAGGGCGGCCACTGGGGCGGCGCCCGGATCACCTCCGCGCTGAAGAACTGCACGGCCGGCTTCTCCGTCGTACGCCGCTCGAACGGCCAGCGTGGATCGGTCACGGCAGGGCACTGCGGTCCGGCCGGGACGATCTGGAAGTCGGGAACCAACTACTACGGCACCACCACGGTCCGGACGAACTACCCGGACTACGACCAGTCCCTGATCACGGGCAGCGCGTACGGCCCGAAGATCTGGACCGACGGCCCCGGCGACTCCGCCGACACCCGCACGGTCACCGGCGGCGGCGACCCCGGCGTCGGCACGGTGGTCTGCCAGTCCGGCAGCTTCAGTACGTCCCTGTGCGGCCTCACGGTCCGTTCCACGTCGGCCAAGTACTGCGACAACGAGGGCTGCACGACGTACGTCATCCGCGCCACCCGCGGCGGCCAGATAGCCATCATCGGCGGCGACTCCGGCGGCCCGCTCTACTCCCGCCGCGGCTCCTCCTCGGCAACCATCCGCGGCATCACCTTCGCCGGCGCCGGCTGCGCCTCTTCCCGCTGCACCACCCTGTACGCCGAGCGCTACAAATCCATCACCGGCCACCTGGGAGTAACCGCCCTCACCGGCTGA
- a CDS encoding META domain-containing protein codes for MSNTDLEDDLRGTFERAAASVPPAGTLTERATTGARRAQRRTWLVSGAAAVAVAAVVVAGFGLAGSHGKPAQTPIAAAPASASATPAPEPPTAKTVSGTWRPLQMAGVKALRTPRPEDPVLVLHPDGTWGGSDGCNSLQGTFTIGQRGAFSATSGPQHMIGCDNVPHTGVLDAAKRIAVSGDTLQFFAADGRRLASYARAR; via the coding sequence GTGAGCAACACCGATCTCGAGGATGACCTGCGCGGTACGTTCGAACGCGCCGCGGCCTCGGTGCCGCCGGCCGGCACGCTGACCGAGCGCGCCACCACCGGCGCGCGCCGCGCCCAGCGCCGGACCTGGCTGGTGTCCGGAGCGGCCGCGGTGGCCGTCGCTGCAGTGGTCGTGGCCGGCTTCGGGCTGGCCGGTTCGCACGGCAAGCCCGCGCAAACACCGATAGCGGCCGCTCCGGCCTCCGCCTCGGCGACGCCGGCACCGGAGCCGCCGACCGCCAAGACCGTGTCCGGTACGTGGCGCCCGCTGCAGATGGCCGGCGTGAAGGCGCTGAGGACCCCCCGGCCGGAGGATCCGGTGCTGGTCCTGCACCCGGATGGCACTTGGGGCGGTTCGGACGGCTGCAACAGCCTTCAGGGCACGTTCACGATCGGCCAGCGGGGTGCGTTCAGCGCGACCTCCGGGCCACAGCACATGATCGGCTGCGACAACGTCCCGCACACCGGCGTACTGGACGCCGCGAAGCGGATCGCGGTGTCCGGCGACACGCTGCAGTTCTTCGCCGCCGACGGGCGCCGACTTGCGAGTTACGCTCGCGCACGGTAG